CAGCGACGACGGCTCACGCAGCTCCTTGAgcgctgtggtggcggtgcacaCAGTGGCCAATACCTTCGACTTGATGACGACGCAGACGGTAGGCTACAGAACGCCAAGCACCCGCGCCGAAGTCCAACCGGGTCAGCTCGAGCACCACGCGCAGCACCCGCAGCAAAGGCAAGGGCAAGTCATGTCCAGCTACGCGGTCGAGTTCTCGGCGTACGATCCGCACAGCTTCACCCTTTTGGATGGCAACGCACACATGGTTGGCGGGGTCGGGCAGAGCGAGCCGGCACCGCTCGCCAGAGACACGTCGCAGgagccgctggcgccggAAGGGGGCGCCAACGTTGGCGCTGGACCGGCTGAGGGCAGACGGCCCGCCAgccccgccgctggcggcaaCGTGGGCGGCAACGGTCCTGCGCCAGTCTTTCTGCCGAGAAGCGCGCAGTCGCCAacggggccgccgccgacgtttGTGGAGCTCGTGATGCGGCGTGTGGGGAGCACATCACTCCTGCAGTTTCTGtgggtggtgctgctcgtggTCATGCTGCTGGTGGGCAACGCGTTTCAGGTGATCTTCCTCAACTTCTGGATCCACCAGTTTCCTACGAAGCTGAATCCGCAGATCGCGCCGGCGTCCTCGTCTTccgcgagcagcggcagcggcaccgacagcagcagcgggaggcATGCCGAAGCCCTCGCGAGCAGCTACACCACCTTCGTCATCTCTGCCGTCCTGTTCCCTGCCTTCTTCGTTGTGCTCCTCATCACCTACGCACTGTGGCGGCGACCGAACCTGCGCTTCACTCGCGAGTGGGCTGGATGGCGGCTGCTGTTCGGTATTGGGGCCATGGACGCGTTGAACAGTGCCTTGGCCAtctacgccgccgccaacacGCCGGaagtgctgcaggcgctgtTCGTCTCCCTCGTCCCCATCTACTCTGCCATCTTCACCAAGTGGTTGCTGAAGGACCCGCGCGACTACGCCAACCCGTACGTCGTGGTAAGCTTCGTTCTGATCGCGACCGGTGTAGCGCTTGCCTCGCTGTTCAACCAAGTCGTGACGCACCATCACCACACGGAGGACAGAAGCGGAAGTGGTCACGCCGGGGTGAAGGAGCTCCTGGTCGCCGTCTTTTCGGACGGGTCATCGTCATCACTATCTCCCGTGGCGCTGGACCGCCGACTGTGGTGCTTCATCTTCTTTCTTTCCGTTCCGCCAACGGTGCTGATGAACGTGTGGCAGACCATGTACATGATTCGGTACACAAGCAACGATCAGCTGATGGCCTACCTTGCCGAGCACGCAGATGAGGCGGAATGCGGAGAAAGCAGCAATGATGTGGCTGCGGGTGCTCCGGGGCAGAGCACCCCGCTGCTGGACAGCGCCAGAGACAGTCACGGCGACGCGCATCATTGCCCCTCCCCGGCGGCGGGAGAAGCGGTGGagcgggtgccgctgcagccctcgGTCGTCTCCGTGTCTAGGTCCTTGCCGCATGGGTGggtgcaccagcagcacatcCCGCACAGCGAGCACCTCCTGCACGGCGAGGATGCGAGCGTCAAGCTCGTCATGCTGACCTCCGACACAGCTATTCAAGCTATCCTTGCCGTTGTGTTGATGCCGATGGACGCCCTGCCGTGGTTCGGTGGCAGTCACTCGATCCGCGAAGTCGTGCAGAACCTCGACGAAGGCATTGACTGTGTGCTACACTGCCCCCGCAACATGCGTTACTGCATCTTGTATAGCACGGGCTTCGTACTCGTGTACATCGCCTCGGCCTACCTCAACCGCTACAGTGTGACCCTCTGCTCCATGGTCAGCCAGCTCTCCGGCCCCATCACAGCCCTCGTCCTCATTGCTTTTCCCACCCTGAACATGACCGACGACGCCTCACCGTGGTACGTGAGCGTCTTCGCGATCTTCCTGCTGTCCTGCGGCACTGTCCTGTACGTCTACTGGGATGAAatgacggtggaggagaaggcagtCGGTGAGATGCAGCTGAAGTGGGCAATGATGCAGGAGCAGTCGCCCCGACACGCGCCGTCGTTGGCAGAGGGCCAGCGGTACCACGAAGTCGACAGCGGTGTCAATGGCAGCAGTCTCGCCACATCGCAGTCCGGCGtgtcgcagccgcagcagcaacagcatcGCCATGCGCGATCGCGGCGCTACTGCCGTCGTCGACAGTCCGGTTACGCTGTCGTGGTCGACCAAGACGCGTCGGATGCCTCGGCCAGCGGACAACCGCACCGCTACTGATAGAACCGGAGGCAtcgccccaccaccaccaccaccacccacccgcccacccgcccacccctcctctctcctctgaCGGCTGACAAGCGTTGTGGCGACATGCGTGTGGGTAGTGCATTGGCTTGTGTAGAGGGCGCCAGAGGTGgacctgcgcgtgtgtgtgtgtgtgtgcccccgCTCTTCCGCTCTCACCAGTTAtggggcgccggcgccggtgtcaTCGTCGCTAATGGGACTTgtcggtggcggtggcggtggtggtggtggtggtggaagaATAGGCCAATGCTGAGAAGATGGGAAGGATGCGGATATtagtggtgtgtgtgtgggtgtgggtgtgggtgtgggtgtgggtgtgggtgtgggtgtgggtgtgggtgtgggtgtgtgtgcctgaGCGTTGATTGCTTCTGACAGTGGTGACGACGCAACTATCATCGAAACCAAAAATGAGCTGCCGTGTGCTCGCCCtcaactctctctctctctctctttctgcctcTGTGCCCTTGACAGCCGCGAGGCACGCCTATCCTACCTGAGTGAATCGCTTGTGgaccccacccctctcgcCTACACCTCACACGCCGAAGTACCCCTGTCCGCGAgtactcgcacacacacacacacacgcataaaCATATATATAGGGCGCACTGTCCACACCTCTCGCACCCCATCAAGAGCGAATGGGGCAGTACACACCCGACGAGTGGTCGGTGtagcggcgctgcctcgctgcacacacacacagacacgatGTCACGCGTCGTGCTCGGGTCTGGCTGGGCGTGGTCTCTCACGACCCGCGTTGTGGGTCGAACCACCCAACCAAAAGCCACGCACAAATCGCCCAACTTCCAGAGctgctcccctcctccccccccccccgggcATCACGCGCCTGTGCGCACCGCTGTCCCCACCCTACGAAAGAAAACgatgcctctccctccctcccctccctcccctcccctgcctcccccccccgcatCCGCGTCGTAACCTCCGCACAGAGCCCCCTCGTCTTCTTTCATTTGTGCGGCCCTGCACGCTCTCTGCttacctctccctctctctctttctgttgAGCTCTGCGACCTGCACCTCTGTGCGTGGGGTTCCTCTCAGTTGCGGACGcctatgcgtgcgtgtgcgccccgCCCTTCCCTTTCAGCATGTCCCCCATCCACAGAAAGCACATGGAAGTGCTCGGGCTGGGTGTGAAGGGCACAGCTAATGACGCGAGCAACACCCAGCGCCCCGCTGGCGCGCTATCGCGggaagaggagcagctgccgcgggaGTCATCCCTCACCAccggcgccacggcggcggcggcagccgccgcagcgtccgGAGACGTGCGTCATGGTCCTCTCCCGGAAGAAGACGACCTTAGCAACGCCACCGTTGtcctcgcagccgctgccgaaACAACAGCGACGAGGCCACCGATCTTCGGCAGCGGCCTTCGCAGGTTCTCCGACGCCCTGGCGTCTTtgccgctccgccacctGCTCATCAGGGGGTCCAGTTTTGCATCCCCCCTAAGGATCACGTCGGTTTGCCTGGAGCCGTGCCATACACCTGGcgcggaggagacggcggcagcgactcggATGACGGCGCCCGCACACGATGCGGGCGCCAACGTCGTCACTCTTATGCGCTCGCTGCccagccgcaccgcctctgtcgTCATGCCCTCCCTGCGCGCCTTCCGCGAGCGGCTGTGCAAGATGTCGCTCACGCAGATTCTGTGGAttatcctcctcgtcgccctcGTGATGGTCGGGAACTTCATGCAGATTGTGATGCTGAACTTCTGGCTCatctccttcccctccgATGGGACGCCTGGCAACTAcaccgccttcgccgtgCCGGGCATCTTTTTCGCCGTTCTCttcgtgctcctcctcggcgcctACACCGCGATTCGGCGgccgtcgctgcgcttcgccaggcacgcgcacggctGGGTGATCCTCATCGGTGTCGGTTTCTGCGACGCCTTCAACAGCTGGTTGGCCACGTACGCCGCGTCGTACACCtccgaggtgctgcaggcgctcttTTCAAACCTCTGCCCCCTCTACGCCGTGTTCCTCTGCAAGTGGATCCTGCACGACACGCGCCGCTACGCCAACGTCTACATCGTCTCCGTCTTTGTGCTCACCATATGCGGCATcctcgccgcctcgctctaCGGCCTCATCAAGGACCACAACATGGGCGAGGGCAAGTGGTGGATCCTCATCTTCTTCCTCTCCATGCCATTTCGCGTGCTCATGAACGTGTGGCAGTCCCTGTACATGATCGTCTACACCCACGACCCGAACTTTGTCCTGTGGCTACGCATGCGGCTGGCgaccgcggaggaggccgccgaACCGGTCTCCGCCGCGGAGAGGGGCAGCAACGAGGTCACGCCCGACACCTCCGACACATTTTTCCGGGGTGGCGCCGACGTGGTCGCTGGCCCCGCCTCGCCTCTGGACGCCGACTGTGCAAAGGTGGCATCATCGATCGCGCGCTATAACGACCGCACGTTGATGAGTGGACTcgaggacgaggaagacgacAAGGAAGAGCTGCGCAACGCGAGACCTGCAAGGCACGCCAAGACGAAGCTAGCAAACTCGGTGAAGCCCAGCTCCGTAGATGCTAACGACGATGATGCTGTGGGGGACAGCACGGAGGCGCATGAGCCGGTGGCAAGCGACAGCTCTGATGGCACTGCTAGTGGTGGTGTTGCCATCACCCCTGCAGCATCGCCAGACGAGCCCGCTACGAGTCGCGTGAATGAGCATGGTGCGGTGCATGACCTGAGTGGTGTTGAGGACGGTGAATACTTGCGTCCGACCGCGACTggtgcaccgccgctgccgacgcggACCATGTTCACGGTGCGCTACAACCAAGGCGAGGACACCGTCGTCAAGCTCGTCATGCTGGCGGGTGAGACGGTGATACAGCTGTGCTTCACGTTGTGCCTGCTCCCGGCGGAcgcgctgccgtggtggGGCAACAGCGAAACCGTCAGCGCGACTTTGGACAACTTCGCCGAGGGCATCCGCTGTGTCTTTACAATCCGCGACAACTTCCTCTACTGCTTCCTGTACACGCTCGGCTTCGTCTTCACGTACGTCGGGTGCGCCTACCTGAACCACTATAGCGCTGCCCTGTGCTCCATCGTTACCCAGCTCTCCTCGCCCGTCACAGCGCTCATGCTCGTCATTGTGCCGAGCTGGAACGTGCAGGTGGACGGCGACTCGCCGTGGTACTACAACATGTTCGCCATCTTCTTCCTGTGTGTCGCAGCTCTCATCTACGTCATGTGGGAAGAGATGACGGATGCCGAGAAGGTGCAAGCGGAGTACGAGCTCAAGatgaaggagctgcgcgtgcgtccgTCGTCGCACGAGGCGCCACATCTCGTCACGATGCAGGGGTGAGATGGCGCGCAGACCTGTACGGGTGCGTGAGTGGTGAGGGCGAAAGTGGTTATCGGCGTGCACACGagtatgtgtgtgccggtgtgtTCAGagttctctctctctctatatatatatatgaacCAAGGGATACAGTGGAaggatgtgtgtgcgtcgacGGCGGGCAGGAGAGGTGTTGAAACCCCCTGCTGGTGTTCGAGAGTGTGGGTATCGTTAGGTAAGAAACGTGTGTCCGgtgactgtgtgtgtgtgtgtgtgttggggggggggggggcatgtGGGCGCGCATCTACAGACTGTGTCTCCCTCCTCCAAGACCTGTTCGCTCTGCCCTAGCAGGCGGCGAAAAatggcgtgcgtgcgtgcgtgtttaGCGTGTCTCGTCGATGTCACCATCAACCTCAGCGGCACACGCTGGCCGTGGTACGTATCTTCAGGCAAGCCTGCTCTCTCCGCGGTGgtcacgcgctgctgctactcGCTCCTCActgtcttctctcttctctgacACACGTGCATACACGCAGAGTGCGGTTAAGCCGATCCCCTCCCTTCAGCTCCGATGCGCGGGAAGGGGCACAAGCGTCTCGCTGCACGGTCCTTCCAACAGTGGCAGAAACTCCACTACAATGCACTGTGCGACCGTCAGATGCCCACGCCGTTGCACGCGACGTTGCGACTCCCCGTGCGTCGTGTGGCGCACCAGCCGTCGTCATGTCCGTCAGCGCCGGCGTCTGTGGACATGCAGCTGACGACGAACagcagcgcggtgctgcagtggTGGCAGCGCGAGTACGACCCTTTTCTTCTTGGCTGCGATGCTAGTGCACACAGGACGGCCGGCCCAACGCCGCCAGCAACGACCGCGACGCATGTACTGGCCAGCACGCGCGTCAGTGCCCACGTTGgcccgccagcaccgccgctgggCTACCCCGATTACATCGCGATAGAGGCAACACAGCACACGGAAGGTGTCCTGCGGGGCGAGACGTACGCCTACcaccacgcagcagcggtaggGGCTGtcccggcgccgccacccggTGCGGCGTACCCTTCACCAGTGAAGTGGATCCAGCAGCCATTGCTGGACGGCttcgtcgcgcagcgcctcacTGCACACATCGGCGTGACGACCGGCTCGCTTCTCGACACCCGGCGTACGGCAATGGCACTCGGTCGTCAGCTGCCGCCCGTTGAATTATCACCGTTCTACGCGGCCAGTGCGTTGCTGGATCGGTGGTGCCTTTtcggcgaggcggcagcagtggtgccGTCCATGCCGGCGTCATCAGGCGCCACCTTGGATGGGACACAGCAGtcgcagcggccgcacgATGCGGCCGCGCATCACCTCCGCATCGCAGAGCTAGCGCTCGGGGCGGGGCTTCTGTCAAACTACCGCGCCGTGTGGCTGAACGGCGCCGTGCTCTCGCACCCCGGCACAGCCCGCTCTGTCCTTGTAGTCGGTCCCCGACGCAGCGGGAAGACTacgctggcgctgcactgcctttcggcggctgcgatgcaggcgtccagcagcgcgagcggcgacggcggtgtgcggctgacggcggcggaacACTTCTTCCTCGCAGCTGGCATGCCTGTTCGACGCATGCTAGACCCTGCCAGCACGCGGCTCACATCACCGACCATCTTCGCGTGCTCACTGCCGCACCACATCACCGTGGGTCTTGGCGCCGTGTTGGGCACCCTGCGGCCGAACCCTGGCTTGGCAGCCGCCGTGGAGCTCCCGTCCTTTCTCCAGTGCGAAGCCGGCCTACGCGCTTGCCTGCGCAACACCGACGGTGTGCTGTGGGACATGAGCAAGACGTACCGCGTGCGACTCGAAGACATCTACAGGGCATCCTCGCCTGACATCAGCACGCAGTGGGCCCCCGTCGTTGTAAACACCCTGGCAGGCGTAGTACTGCTCGACTGGAACGTGGAGGAGCTcgccagcgcgtcgccgacgccggtgcgcaaCGCAGTTCGCGAGATCCCgctgcacgacggcggcgtggaAGAGCTCCTGAAGCGGGCACAAGACTACATGTTTCACGGGCATCATCTCCTGCGCACGGTGTACGACGCACCGCAGGACGCGCCCGCACGCCTTGCAGACGCTCTTGCAGATGAGTGGGACACGGCGCAGCCCCGATCCCTCGCCAACGGCACCGCGCCAGCCCTGCACTGCATCGAGGGTTCTGTTAACTTCGACCTCGCCACGCAACTTATCATGAGCCTCCTCAGCGAACGTGCGTGAAAAGagcccccacccacccccggtCCCCCAGCGGCccgcgacacacacacgcacacgcgcacacgcgtgacCTCCACTAATCACCGAAACGCCCAACATCAAAAACAGCTCACCAGTGAAAAGCGCGCCCACCAGTCAGCCAAACAACGCCATCGACCCGGGCCGccttgggggggggggggcccgcccgcccacccaccgCACACGCCAAAGAGCCGGCGAAGCACAGATGCCGACACGCCCCGAAGAGCCCCGCACTGGCGGCGCGCAAGAAAAGGGCGACACTGGCAGCCATTTCCGCCCAActcgcccaccccctcctcctccta
Above is a genomic segment from Leishmania major strain Friedlin complete genome, chromosome 3 containing:
- a CDS encoding hypothetical protein (previous protein_id=AAM69031.1), which encodes MATMAVMDASLPKTTTAMTNTCQGFAAPLPHPAAVSSPSPCQQPSTPIDTLARQLHQDPSPQPKQYWERRRHSSSSLAVSPSASSASSASHASHTDAYEVAVVAETRRTDVGGSLLQQPTSLPSCTVKSYGTASDISDDGSRSSLSAVVAVHTVANTFDLMTTQTVGYRTPSTRAEVQPGQLEHHAQHPQQRQGQVMSSYAVEFSAYDPHSFTLLDGNAHMVGGVGQSEPAPLARDTSQEPLAPEGGANVGAGPAEGRRPASPAAGGNVGGNGPAPVFLPRSAQSPTGPPPTFVELVMRRVGSTSLLQFLWVVLLVVMLLVGNAFQVIFLNFWIHQFPTKLNPQIAPASSSSASSGSGTDSSSGRHAEALASSYTTFVISAVLFPAFFVVLLITYALWRRPNLRFTREWAGWRLLFGIGAMDALNSALAIYAAANTPEVLQALFVSLVPIYSAIFTKWLLKDPRDYANPYVVVSFVLIATGVALASLFNQVVTHHHHTEDRSGSGHAGVKELLVAVFSDGSSSSLSPVALDRRLWCFIFFLSVPPTVLMNVWQTMYMIRYTSNDQLMAYLAEHADEAECGESSNDVAAGAPGQSTPLLDSARDSHGDAHHCPSPAAGEAVERVPLQPSVVSVSRSLPHGWVHQQHIPHSEHLLHGEDASVKLVMLTSDTAIQAILAVVLMPMDALPWFGGSHSIREVVQNLDEGIDCVLHCPRNMRYCILYSTGFVLVYIASAYLNRYSVTLCSMVSQLSGPITALVLIAFPTLNMTDDASPWYVSVFAIFLLSCGTVLYVYWDEMTVEEKAVGEMQLKWAMMQEQSPRHAPSLAEGQRYHEVDSGVNGSSLATSQSGVSQPQQQQHRHARSRRYCRRRQSGYAVVVDQDASDASASGQPHRY
- a CDS encoding conserved hypothetical protein (previous protein_id=AAM69032.1) produces the protein MSPIHRKHMEVLGLGVKGTANDASNTQRPAGALSREEEQLPRESSLTTGATAAAAAAAASGDVRHGPLPEEDDLSNATVVLAAAAETTATRPPIFGSGLRRFSDALASLPLRHLLIRGSSFASPLRITSVCLEPCHTPGAEETAAATRMTAPAHDAGANVVTLMRSLPSRTASVVMPSLRAFRERLCKMSLTQILWIILLVALVMVGNFMQIVMLNFWLISFPSDGTPGNYTAFAVPGIFFAVLFVLLLGAYTAIRRPSLRFARHAHGWVILIGVGFCDAFNSWLATYAASYTSEVLQALFSNLCPLYAVFLCKWILHDTRRYANVYIVSVFVLTICGILAASLYGLIKDHNMGEGKWWILIFFLSMPFRVLMNVWQSLYMIVYTHDPNFVLWLRMRLATAEEAAEPVSAAERGSNEVTPDTSDTFFRGGADVVAGPASPLDADCAKVASSIARYNDRTLMSGLEDEEDDKEELRNARPARHAKTKLANSVKPSSVDANDDDAVGDSTEAHEPVASDSSDGTASGGVAITPAASPDEPATSRVNEHGAVHDLSGVEDGEYLRPTATGAPPLPTRTMFTVRYNQGEDTVVKLVMLAGETVIQLCFTLCLLPADALPWWGNSETVSATLDNFAEGIRCVFTIRDNFLYCFLYTLGFVFTYVGCAYLNHYSAALCSIVTQLSSPVTALMLVIVPSWNVQVDGDSPWYYNMFAIFFLCVAALIYVMWEEMTDAEKVQAEYELKMKELRVRPSSHEAPHLVTMQG
- a CDS encoding conserved hypothetical protein (previous protein_id=AAM69033.1), with the protein product MRGKGHKRLAARSFQQWQKLHYNALCDRQMPTPLHATLRLPVRRVAHQPSSCPSAPASVDMQLTTNSSAVLQWWQREYDPFLLGCDASAHRTAGPTPPATTATHVLASTRVSAHVGPPAPPLGYPDYIAIEATQHTEGVLRGETYAYHHAAAVGAVPAPPPGAAYPSPVKWIQQPLLDGFVAQRLTAHIGVTTGSLLDTRRTAMALGRQLPPVELSPFYAASALLDRWCLFGEAAAVVPSMPASSGATLDGTQQSQRPHDAAAHHLRIAELALGAGLLSNYRAVWLNGAVLSHPGTARSVLVVGPRRSGKTTLALHCLSAAAMQASSSASGDGGVRLTAAEHFFLAAGMPVRRMLDPASTRLTSPTIFACSLPHHITVGLGAVLGTLRPNPGLAAAVELPSFLQCEAGLRACLRNTDGVLWDMSKTYRVRLEDIYRASSPDISTQWAPVVVNTLAGVVLLDWNVEELASASPTPVRNAVREIPLHDGGVEELLKRAQDYMFHGHHLLRTVYDAPQDAPARLADALADEWDTAQPRSLANGTAPALHCIEGSVNFDLATQLIMSLLSERA